In Streptomyces sp. NBC_00878, a single window of DNA contains:
- a CDS encoding glycoside hydrolase family 125 protein has translation MWAVPESLRTLGGRLAAGLRGSPAADIVESCLTNTWTTSMSWGTPPPGVPELSEVFVATGDIPAMWLRDSTAQVRPYLAVAKDPEVGDVLAGVSRRQIRCVLLDPYANAFNDGPTGAHGEPGDLPTPTQWVWERKYELDSLCAPLQLAYAIRRANGREDHLDDAFHRAAWRIVRLWRAEQSHTHSPYWFVRPSGPFASDSLPQGGRGASVRRTGMTWSGFRPSDDPCRHGYLVPANALASTTLHGLAELASSVLRDAELARQSRRLADEIDAGILAHAVVEADGASVLAYEVDGLGGVLLSDDANLPSLLSLPLSGWCTPEDPLYRATRRLVLSAANPSFFSGRCASGVGSTHTPDGHIWPLAIATAGLTGNRNDAASALETLAATTAGTGLMHESFHVDDPGRFTRDWFGWANAMFCELALDLCGGGVRHLFPVHPRTLPAAPGADSGPA, from the coding sequence GTGTGGGCGGTTCCGGAGTCGCTGAGGACGCTCGGCGGCCGGCTGGCCGCCGGACTGCGGGGCAGTCCGGCGGCGGACATCGTCGAGAGTTGCCTGACCAACACATGGACCACGTCGATGAGTTGGGGCACTCCGCCACCGGGCGTCCCGGAGCTCTCGGAGGTGTTCGTCGCGACCGGCGACATCCCGGCGATGTGGCTGCGGGACAGCACGGCCCAGGTCCGCCCCTACCTCGCCGTGGCGAAGGATCCGGAGGTCGGCGACGTGCTGGCCGGCGTATCGCGCCGCCAGATCCGCTGCGTCCTGCTGGACCCGTACGCCAACGCCTTCAACGACGGCCCCACGGGCGCGCACGGCGAGCCCGGTGATCTGCCCACGCCGACGCAGTGGGTGTGGGAGCGCAAGTACGAACTCGACTCCCTCTGCGCACCGTTGCAGCTGGCGTACGCGATCCGGCGGGCGAACGGTCGCGAGGACCACCTCGACGACGCCTTTCACCGTGCTGCTTGGAGGATCGTCCGGCTGTGGCGGGCGGAGCAGTCCCACACGCACTCGCCCTACTGGTTCGTCCGGCCGTCCGGCCCCTTCGCCAGTGACAGTCTTCCCCAGGGCGGCCGCGGAGCCAGCGTCCGGCGGACCGGTATGACGTGGTCGGGCTTCCGGCCCAGCGACGACCCCTGCCGACACGGCTACCTCGTCCCGGCCAACGCGCTGGCGTCGACGACCCTGCACGGGCTGGCCGAACTGGCCTCGTCGGTCCTTCGGGATGCGGAACTCGCCCGCCAGTCCAGGAGGTTGGCCGACGAGATCGACGCCGGAATCCTGGCGCACGCGGTGGTCGAGGCCGACGGCGCGTCCGTCCTGGCCTACGAAGTGGACGGCCTGGGTGGGGTGTTGCTCAGCGACGACGCCAACCTCCCCAGTCTGCTGAGCCTCCCCCTGAGCGGCTGGTGCACACCGGAGGACCCGCTCTATCGGGCAACCCGGCGTCTCGTGCTCTCCGCGGCGAACCCCTCGTTCTTCAGCGGCCGTTGCGCGTCCGGGGTCGGCAGTACGCATACGCCCGACGGTCACATCTGGCCGCTGGCGATCGCCACGGCCGGCCTGACCGGCAACAGGAACGATGCGGCGAGCGCTCTGGAGACACTGGCGGCCACGACCGCGGGCACCGGCCTGATGCACGAGAGCTTCCACGTCGACGACCCCGGCCGGTTCACCCGGGACTGGTTCGGCTGGGCCAACGCCATGTTCTGCGAACTCGCCCTCGACCTGTGCGGGGGCGGCGTACGGCACCTGTTTCCCGTGCACCCGCGGACACTGCCCGCCGCGCCGGGCGCGGACAGCGGGCCTGCCTGA
- a CDS encoding glycosyl hydrolase family 28 protein, with the protein MKHLLALGLTALLLGVAALLGIPRSAEAAPGAVDAYPVPSIYKASTDYKLTVNGTSVPVTKYPGYDIAQLSVGSGTATFAVTKVNNTAIGSYNITPQKLGIKGSVSGSTLTFTAQSDEYLIVQLDGRPRLVIAADPAESNRPATSGTGIYNVQSAPYSAQPNTGAYTTTGFQKALNDAAAWGSANGKQGTVYVPAGVYTLGNLYLRSNLALYLAPGAVLRYTGEAAHYVVTGKKNSQQGRKLTWFISTRYSTENIKIYGRGIIDGNGQAALAPDNLGVNLLAPIYTKNFTVDGITFRESSSWAVIPLRSSNMTFRNIKMFNRFDMGENDGIDVMESTDVTVDHAIGIGLDDPFSTKTWPDVADIYQSVPGTARPLENVTFNDLVSWTYCYGVKVGQGVFQPQNKVTFQHVSVYDAAVGIGLHHKYGTAGATNIKFDDIDIERLTLKNDDNRTWLALMTGNTSGVGPVTGVTISNVKVRDAGITPARINGLPGAPITGVALKNIVMPGSTTPATTLDQAKITNLSNNSNVTIAP; encoded by the coding sequence GTGAAACATCTCCTCGCCCTAGGGCTGACCGCCCTGCTGCTGGGCGTTGCGGCGCTCCTGGGAATTCCCCGGTCGGCCGAGGCCGCGCCCGGGGCCGTCGACGCGTACCCGGTCCCGTCGATCTACAAGGCGTCGACCGACTACAAACTGACGGTCAACGGAACGTCCGTGCCCGTCACCAAGTACCCGGGGTACGACATCGCGCAGCTCTCCGTGGGGTCGGGCACCGCCACCTTCGCGGTGACCAAGGTCAACAACACGGCGATCGGCTCGTACAACATCACCCCGCAGAAGCTGGGCATCAAAGGGTCCGTCAGCGGCTCGACCCTGACCTTCACGGCTCAGAGCGACGAGTATCTGATCGTCCAGCTCGACGGCCGCCCCAGGCTGGTCATCGCGGCCGACCCGGCCGAGTCCAACCGTCCGGCGACCAGCGGGACCGGGATCTACAACGTACAGAGCGCGCCCTACTCGGCCCAGCCGAACACCGGCGCCTACACCACGACGGGCTTTCAGAAGGCCCTGAACGACGCCGCCGCGTGGGGCAGCGCGAACGGCAAGCAGGGCACCGTCTACGTGCCGGCCGGTGTCTACACGCTGGGCAATCTCTATCTGCGCAGCAACCTCGCGCTCTACCTCGCACCCGGCGCGGTCCTCCGCTACACGGGAGAAGCCGCCCACTATGTGGTGACCGGGAAGAAGAACTCGCAGCAAGGGCGGAAGCTGACCTGGTTCATCTCCACCCGGTACTCCACGGAGAACATCAAGATCTACGGCCGGGGAATCATCGACGGGAACGGCCAGGCCGCGCTCGCGCCCGACAACCTCGGCGTGAACCTCCTCGCCCCGATCTACACGAAGAACTTCACGGTCGACGGCATCACCTTCCGTGAGTCCAGCAGCTGGGCGGTCATCCCCCTGCGGTCCTCGAACATGACCTTCCGCAACATCAAGATGTTCAACAGGTTCGACATGGGCGAGAACGACGGCATCGACGTCATGGAGTCCACCGACGTCACCGTCGACCACGCCATCGGCATCGGGCTCGACGACCCGTTCAGCACCAAGACCTGGCCCGACGTCGCCGACATCTACCAGTCCGTCCCCGGCACCGCGCGCCCGCTGGAGAACGTCACCTTCAACGACCTGGTCTCCTGGACCTACTGCTACGGCGTCAAGGTGGGCCAGGGCGTCTTCCAACCGCAGAACAAGGTCACCTTCCAGCACGTCTCCGTCTACGACGCCGCCGTGGGCATCGGCCTCCACCACAAGTACGGGACGGCGGGTGCGACGAACATCAAGTTCGACGACATCGACATCGAACGGCTCACCCTCAAGAACGACGACAACCGGACCTGGCTGGCCCTGATGACCGGAAACACATCGGGCGTCGGCCCGGTCACCGGGGTCACGATCTCCAACGTGAAGGTACGCGACGCCGGTATCACCCCCGCGCGCATCAACGGCCTGCCGGGCGCTCCCATCACCGGAGTCGCGCTGAAGAACATCGTGATGCCCGGGAGCACGACCCCCGCCACCACCCTGGACCAGGCGAAGATCACCAACCTCTCGAACAACAGCAACGTCACCATCGCGCCGTAG
- a CDS encoding LysR family transcriptional regulator, whose product MFDLHRLRLLRELKHRGTLAAVAAALSYSPSSVSQQLSQLESEVGVRLLEPVGRRVRLTPQAEILVAHTEAVLERLERAEADIAASLTDLTGTLRIAAFQTAALALLPNALSLLRDIHPGLRVHVTHAEPETALPALQARDFDLVIAEEYPDNPNPRPAELEQEDLLDDPMRLAPARETDDADGPGAVLRSLADRPWVMEPEGTAARHWAMTLCRNAGFEPDVRFESTDLLLHLRLVEQGHAAALLPDLVWIGRPPTVALRQLPQGQRARRIFTAVRRGRSRHPGIQACRHALRQAAAEVTATTGPVT is encoded by the coding sequence ATGTTCGACCTGCACCGGCTGCGCCTGCTGCGCGAGCTCAAACACCGCGGCACCCTCGCGGCCGTCGCCGCCGCCCTCTCGTACAGCCCCTCCTCCGTCTCGCAGCAGCTCTCGCAGTTGGAGTCGGAGGTCGGTGTCCGGCTGCTGGAGCCGGTCGGGCGGCGGGTGCGTCTGACTCCGCAGGCGGAGATCCTGGTCGCCCACACCGAGGCGGTGCTGGAGCGCCTGGAACGCGCCGAGGCGGACATCGCCGCGTCCCTGACCGACCTCACCGGCACCCTGCGTATCGCCGCCTTCCAGACGGCCGCGCTCGCCCTGCTGCCGAACGCGCTGAGTCTCCTGCGCGACATCCATCCCGGTCTGCGGGTGCACGTCACGCACGCCGAACCGGAAACGGCCCTTCCCGCGCTGCAGGCCCGCGACTTCGACCTGGTCATCGCCGAGGAGTACCCGGACAACCCCAATCCCCGGCCCGCCGAACTGGAGCAGGAGGATCTGCTCGACGACCCCATGCGCCTGGCGCCCGCCCGGGAGACGGACGACGCGGACGGCCCCGGCGCGGTGCTGCGCTCACTCGCCGACCGCCCCTGGGTCATGGAGCCGGAGGGCACGGCCGCCCGCCACTGGGCCATGACCCTGTGCCGCAACGCCGGTTTCGAACCCGACGTACGGTTCGAGTCCACCGACCTGCTGCTCCACCTGCGCCTCGTGGAGCAGGGCCACGCCGCCGCCCTGCTGCCCGACCTGGTGTGGATCGGCCGGCCCCCGACCGTCGCACTGCGACAACTCCCTCAAGGCCAGCGGGCCCGCAGGATCTTCACGGCGGTACGCCGCGGTCGCAGCCGGCACCCTGGCATCCAGGCCTGCCGGCACGCACTCCGGCAGGCGGCAGCAGAGGTCACGGCGACGACCGGGCCCGTGACGTAG
- a CDS encoding diaminopropionate ammonia-lyase, with amino-acid sequence MTQETSDDLRAAQWWARPTARSWSCPPAPAEVRAFHASLPDHALTPLTELPLLAVELGVGRVFVKDESSRLGLPAFKALGASWAVHRILAERAARDEGSDPVTLVTATDGNHGRAVARVARLLGQRAHVFVPQGVHPRAAAAISAEGAEVTRVTGSYDEAVRQAAETAATPGAVLVQDTAWPGYEQVPGWIVEGYSTLCAEIDEQLAAVGAGLPDLVAVPVGVGSLAQAVVTHYRSRPAGQATALVAVEPRTAACVIESLTLGEPVSVTTGETIMAGLNCGTPSSIAWPYLRDGLDAAVAITDADSARAAGDLAVLGVSSGPCGAAPLAGVRAALTGDGAAERRTALGIGPTSTVVLLSTEGSTANPHGTPDH; translated from the coding sequence GTGACTCAAGAGACTTCCGACGACCTCCGCGCGGCGCAGTGGTGGGCGCGGCCCACCGCCAGGTCCTGGAGCTGCCCGCCGGCCCCCGCCGAGGTACGCGCCTTCCACGCTTCCCTGCCCGATCACGCCCTCACGCCGCTGACCGAACTGCCCTTGCTGGCCGTCGAGTTGGGGGTAGGGAGGGTGTTCGTCAAGGACGAGTCGTCCCGGCTGGGCCTGCCTGCCTTCAAGGCGCTGGGCGCGTCCTGGGCGGTGCATCGCATCCTTGCGGAGCGGGCGGCACGCGACGAGGGGTCGGATCCGGTCACGCTGGTGACAGCCACGGACGGCAACCACGGACGCGCCGTGGCCCGGGTGGCACGCCTGCTCGGCCAACGAGCCCATGTCTTCGTCCCGCAGGGAGTTCATCCGCGGGCCGCGGCGGCCATCTCCGCGGAAGGGGCGGAGGTCACCCGGGTCACAGGGTCCTACGACGAGGCCGTACGGCAAGCGGCCGAGACCGCTGCCACACCGGGCGCGGTGCTGGTCCAGGACACCGCCTGGCCAGGCTACGAGCAGGTCCCGGGCTGGATCGTCGAGGGCTACTCCACCCTCTGCGCCGAGATCGACGAGCAGCTCGCGGCCGTCGGCGCGGGTCTGCCCGATCTCGTCGCCGTGCCGGTGGGCGTGGGCTCACTCGCCCAGGCGGTCGTCACCCACTACCGCAGCCGCCCGGCCGGGCAGGCAACGGCTCTGGTGGCGGTGGAACCGCGGACCGCCGCCTGCGTCATCGAGAGCCTCACACTCGGCGAACCCGTCAGCGTCACCACCGGCGAGACCATCATGGCCGGTCTGAACTGCGGTACTCCCTCCAGCATCGCCTGGCCGTACCTGCGCGACGGGCTGGACGCCGCTGTCGCCATCACCGACGCCGACAGCGCCCGCGCGGCCGGTGACCTCGCCGTCCTCGGCGTCTCCTCCGGCCCCTGCGGAGCCGCCCCGCTCGCCGGCGTCCGCGCCGCGCTCACCGGCGACGGCGCCGCCGAACGCCGCACCGCCCTGGGCATCGGCCCCACCTCAACGGTCGTACTGCTGAGCACCGAGGGCAGCACCGCCAACCCGCACGGCACCCCCGACCACTGA
- a CDS encoding ArgE/DapE family deacylase — translation MTTTTSTIPAAPDSVATVSPDPVSLLAQLVAIDSVNPGLVPGGAGESAVADFCREWLAARGFEVHILEKRPGRPSLVAIARGTGGGRSLMLNGHLDIVSLADYDGDPLDPRIRDGRMFGRGTFDMKGGIAAMMIAAARATARGPLRGDVLLACVADEEHGSFGTEEVLESFTADAAIVTEPTCLDVTLAHKGFAWFEVEIEGRAAHGSRPDLGIDAIAKAGHFLVALEELGQRLAQGPAHPLLGTGSVHASVVHGGEEPSTYPAHCRITLERRTVPGESPDVVHAELTAVLDQLAATVHDFRYRLTRGLNREPFEADPEATVVRTLMRHATKTLGQAPAIRAEPFWTDCALLDRAGIPCLLFGVDGEGAHAATEWVDITSLHHVTEILTDTITDFCA, via the coding sequence ATGACTACTACGACTTCCACGATCCCGGCGGCACCCGATTCCGTGGCCACCGTCTCCCCGGACCCCGTCTCTCTCCTCGCCCAGCTCGTCGCCATCGACTCCGTCAACCCCGGCCTCGTTCCCGGCGGTGCGGGCGAGAGCGCTGTCGCCGACTTCTGCCGGGAGTGGCTGGCCGCCCGCGGATTCGAGGTGCACATCCTCGAGAAGCGCCCCGGCCGCCCCTCACTGGTCGCGATCGCCCGCGGTACGGGTGGCGGCCGGTCCCTGATGCTCAACGGCCACCTGGACATCGTCAGCCTCGCCGACTACGACGGCGACCCGCTCGACCCGCGGATCCGCGACGGCAGGATGTTCGGGCGTGGAACCTTCGACATGAAGGGCGGCATCGCGGCCATGATGATCGCCGCCGCTCGCGCCACCGCGCGGGGCCCGCTGCGCGGAGACGTCCTCCTGGCCTGTGTCGCCGACGAGGAGCACGGCAGCTTCGGTACCGAGGAGGTACTGGAGTCCTTCACCGCCGACGCGGCCATCGTCACCGAGCCCACCTGCCTCGACGTGACCCTCGCGCACAAGGGATTCGCCTGGTTCGAGGTGGAGATCGAGGGCCGCGCGGCACACGGATCGCGCCCCGACCTCGGCATCGACGCCATCGCCAAGGCCGGACATTTTCTCGTCGCCCTGGAGGAACTGGGACAGCGTCTCGCCCAGGGCCCGGCGCACCCGCTGCTCGGCACCGGCAGCGTGCACGCCTCCGTCGTCCACGGCGGCGAGGAGCCCTCGACGTACCCGGCGCACTGCCGGATCACGCTGGAGCGCCGTACGGTTCCGGGCGAAAGCCCCGACGTCGTCCACGCGGAGCTGACCGCGGTCCTGGACCAGCTCGCCGCCACGGTCCACGACTTCCGCTACCGCCTGACCCGGGGTCTGAACCGCGAGCCCTTCGAGGCCGACCCCGAGGCCACCGTCGTACGCACCCTGATGCGCCACGCGACGAAGACCCTCGGGCAGGCGCCGGCGATCCGCGCGGAACCGTTCTGGACCGACTGCGCCCTCCTGGACCGCGCGGGCATCCCCTGCCTGCTCTTCGGTGTCGACGGCGAAGGCGCCCACGCCGCCACGGAATGGGTCGACATCACCTCGCTGCACCACGTCACCGAGATCCTCACCGACACCATCACTGACTTCTGCGCCTGA